Sequence from the Maribellus comscasis genome:
ACCATTTTTGCCCGGCATCCTTAAATCCATAAAAATAAGGTCAAAGTTATTTAAAAGAGCAGCTTCAACCACTTTGTTGCCATTGGTAACTTCTTCGAATTTTGTCCCCCATTTTTTTAAGATTCCTTTCAGAAGAAAACGATTGAATTCCGTGTCATCGGCAATCAGGAATGTTAGATTTTTATAGGCCTCCGGTACTTCAACTGTTTCAAAATAAGTTCCGGGAATATTTTGTTTTTTCCCCTCTTTGTAAGGAATTTCAAGCATAATAGTTGTTCCTTTTCCCGGGGTACTTTCTACGCTAATATTTCCACCATGTAATTTTACCAATTTTTTAACAATGGAAAGACCAAGCCCCGTCCCCTGGTATTTTATGCCTTCAGTGTTTTCTGCCTGTACATATTCATCAAAAATAATGTTGAGGTTCTCTTTTGAAATTCCAATACCGGTATCAACTACACGGATGTTAAACCGGAAAAAACTGTTTTCTGTTTTTTGAGTTTCGACAGCCAACGAAATTTTTCCGTTTTGTGTAAATTTGATTGCATTTCCCAACAAGTTGATCAGAATTTGTTTTAACCGGAGTGGATCGCCAACTATTGCTTCAGGTCGCTCTCCTGACCAAACAAATTTTAACTCGTTGTTTTTTTTCTCTGCTTCAAATTTTTGAAGAGCGATTACTTCTTTAAAAATCTCTTCGGGTGAAAAATCTGTTTTTTCGAGTTTTAACTTGTTTGCCTGAATTTTAGAAAAGTCGAGCGTATCGTTTATTACATTTTTTAGATGAATTGCCGATTTTGAAAGGACAGAAACCAGTTCTTTGGTTGTATGGTCAAAAGATTTTTGATGGAGTTGTTCGGTTAAACCATAAATAGCGTTTACCGGAGTTCTTAGCTCGTGACTTACATTTGCAGCAAATTTTTCTTTAGCAACAGCAAGGTTTTCAGCTTCCAACTTGGCTTTTTTTAAAGCCCGCTGGTAGTCTCGCATTTTTTTCAGATAATTGAACAGAACAAACAAAACAACCAACAGGAGAATTACTGCGAGGATGGTAAAACCAGCCAATCGTTTATATGTTAATTCTGCCAGGCGGTCAGCTTCATCGGTTTTTGCGATGAGTTTGTCGCTTTCATTTTTTTCAGCTAATACAACCAATTCGTTTATCTGATGTACTATTACCATATTCTCCTCTATCAATTTCGATTCGAGAATATTTTTTTCTTCCCCTTTTTCCCTGATTTCATTTATTTCTGTTTCCAGACTTTGAATTTGTTCTCTTATTTCTTCCGGTTCAAGTTCCCGTTTAACAATGGTGGTGTCAACAATGGTTTTCTTACCGCCAAATATTTTTCTGAATATCCCTTTTTTTTCCGTTTCCGTTCTTATCGTGTCTAATTTTTCCTCTTCAAGTTTTGAATAGATTTCTGTAAACGATGTTGTATCAACATTCTGCATTGATTGATGTAAGTTCAGGATTTTTTGCCACAGTTCAATCTTTTGAAAAGCCAGAAAAGTGAGTGAATCAATCACCGGCACACCAATTTCGTTTTCGGCCGTAAGCAGATTGAGATCTTCAATTTTTGAAACAATCTGTTTTTGCAGCGTTTGATAGGGGGCCAGGTCTTCGTTTTTATTGGTAAGAATATAGAGCCTTGCATTGTTTTCAAGTGAAGCTAAATCGGCTGTTAAATCTTTTACCAGGAAAAGCTGGTAATCCGGTATGGTTTCCTGGTGGATGGACTGGACAATGTTGGACAGACTTTTATACGCATAATACCCCGATGTTACAACAGCGGCACCAATAATTAAAGAAAGAAGAGTGATTTGTATTTCAATTTTGAATTTTGACATTCGGCCAATCAATTTTTTTATTGAACGCTTGATCCCATCAGTTTGTTTTGCCAGCAATATTATATATTTTTAAGCACACGTGCGCTGTTTTTTTTGGAAATCAGTGTTTTGTCAGGTCTGCTTAGTTAGGTAACTGATAGCAGAATATAAAAAAATAACTGACCGGAATTCACCAATCAGTTATTTTTGTAAAATGAGAAATTAACTCTAATATTTCCTCAGGAAAATGTCTCCGCTTACTGTTTTCAATTCAACACCGGTATTCCCTCCGTTTAATGATAATTCGCGATTTGTGCCTACCCACGAAATTTCCTTTGGCGGTTTGTTGTCAAAAACCAGGTTTGAATATACGTCTCCTGTTACAGTCGATAAATCAATATTTGCTTTATGACTTTCCGGTACAGAATAGTCTATAAAACCACTCACGGTTTTAATTTCCATCTCTCCCACACACCCCATCAGTTCAATTTCTCCCGAGATTGTGTTCAGACTGAACTCGAGATTGCCGGGAACTTTTAGCGTGTAATTAATATCAGTATTAAAGTTGTATTGATCTCTTTCTCCTATCTTTTTTTTGATTCCTTCAAAGTCAACAACTTCCTCAATATTTGTTTTCCCGTTTTTGTTTTTAACTTCCAGGCTGTAATAGTCGTTAAATGTATTGTTTTTGATATCAACCGTAACCTGAAGTTCAATAAAGTTATTTTTCCAGGCTTCTATTTTGATATTATCGGCAAAACTTAGCTTCATTTCTACTTTTGAACCTTTTACATCAACTTTTTCGTTAACGATCTTTTGAGCATGAATTAAATCGTTACCAAAAATCAGCATCAGAACAAGGATGATTATTTTTTTCATGGTAGTCTATTTTTTTCGTAAATAAATATTTCCTGATACTGATTTCAAATAGATTTCCTGTCCTCCGCCATTTAGTTTGTAACTTGTTTTCCCTTTTCGTTTTATGGCTCCAAGGCCTTCCGAACGTTCGTCACGGTCTTCTTTTCCTGCACTTTCCAAATTCAGGTTATTGTATACATTTCCCGTTAAATTGCTGATCTCAATATTTGCTTTGTTCCCCGCTGGAATTGAAACATCAACAAATCCGCTAACAGAAGCGAGCGAGGTGGGTTCTCCCTGGCTTACATTGCTAAATATGACTTCAACATCGCCACTAACGGAATTTACCGTAAATGGTCCGCTGCAATTGTTTAGTTTTACGTCCGAGCTAAGCGTTTTAATCTCAAGGCTGCCGTTATATGAATCAATATCCAGATCGCCGCTTGCAAAAGGGCTGTGGTAATCGATACTTACCGCTATACCTGCGGGAATTGAAATGGAGTAGTTAAAGTCTCTTACCTGTTTGCTTATCCCGGTAATGCTAACGATTCCATCTTCTTCGCTTACATTTACTGCCAGGCCTGTATTATCTTCCATTGCTCCCAACAATTGTAATCCTTCAGCCCGCTCGGGTTTTTCAAAGTTGGCGTCGGACTCAATTACAATAGTGTTTTCACTTGTGTTTTTTAAAGAAATCTCACCTAGAAGGTTTGTAATTTCCACACGATTTTTCACCTTTGGCGAATATTCATATTTCTCCTGGCTCATGCTTAAAAGAGGAAGGACAAATGCTGCTAATAGAACGGTTACTTTTTTCATAATTATCTTTTTCTTTTTGTTTCACATTTTTTGGAATGTTGATTTTTTGCCGGCCAATAAATCACTCATCCCGTGTTTATATGATTGTTTTTATCATACTCTTTGCATATTCCCTGACCTGTTCGTTTGTATTTTCGTCTTTTGAAATGGATTCTATCTTGTCTTTTGCTTCTTTAATTCCTGATTCTGTAAGAACTTGTATTAATGAGATCTGCAAAAGCGGATTGTCCTGAAGTGACAAGGAATGAATGAGCTCATTTTTTATGCCGGGGTTTTTATCCATCATTTCGGATAAAGTGTTGATTGCAGCCAATCGTACATTGACATTTTTGTCGCTATTCATGGTATAAACCAGTGCGTTTACCAATGCATCATCTGCATTTCCCATTGTTTTTATATTGTGAACAGCTTCGATTCGCTGCGGCCCGGAATAATCTTTCAGCCCTGCAAGCAAAACTTCTTTTTTCATCGAATTTAGTTCAGATTGTAATTGAGCTACTTCAGTGTTTTCAGAACCGGTAAAATACCCTGCGATAAATGTACCTGCACCAATGATCAGTATTGCTGCTACCTTAATCCAATCCGGTAGCTGAATTATTCTTTTATCTTTGAAGTTGTCGTTTGTCTCAACCAACTTTAAGAATTCTTCTTTCATATCTCCCGGCGGCTCAACCTCAGGGAAAGAATCGGTAAATTTCAGAAATGATTTTAACTCGGA
This genomic interval carries:
- a CDS encoding hybrid sensor histidine kinase/response regulator — encoded protein: MSKFKIEIQITLLSLIIGAAVVTSGYYAYKSLSNIVQSIHQETIPDYQLFLVKDLTADLASLENNARLYILTNKNEDLAPYQTLQKQIVSKIEDLNLLTAENEIGVPVIDSLTFLAFQKIELWQKILNLHQSMQNVDTTSFTEIYSKLEEEKLDTIRTETEKKGIFRKIFGGKKTIVDTTIVKRELEPEEIREQIQSLETEINEIREKGEEKNILESKLIEENMVIVHQINELVVLAEKNESDKLIAKTDEADRLAELTYKRLAGFTILAVILLLVVLFVLFNYLKKMRDYQRALKKAKLEAENLAVAKEKFAANVSHELRTPVNAIYGLTEQLHQKSFDHTTKELVSVLSKSAIHLKNVINDTLDFSKIQANKLKLEKTDFSPEEIFKEVIALQKFEAEKKNNELKFVWSGERPEAIVGDPLRLKQILINLLGNAIKFTQNGKISLAVETQKTENSFFRFNIRVVDTGIGISKENLNIIFDEYVQAENTEGIKYQGTGLGLSIVKKLVKLHGGNISVESTPGKGTTIMLEIPYKEGKKQNIPGTYFETVEVPEAYKNLTFLIADDTEFNRFLLKGILKKWGTKFEEVTNGNKVVEAALLNNFDLIFMDLRMPGKNGFEATKEILHKKPEAKIIAISASNEETEKQKCLDAGMRGFLSKPFSENTLFSTLSSILKIEETAKNPNPVSPVDISELKRLAGEDDTFLKELIGLFIKSSTNGLAAIEKALKYYDWNTIRETTHKMAVPYKHLDKMSLYEKVKEIEKLAEKKLNINTIRSLFTEVKDETEEIITFLKKYLNEAPE
- a CDS encoding DUF4097 family beta strand repeat-containing protein; protein product: MKKIIILVLMLIFGNDLIHAQKIVNEKVDVKGSKVEMKLSFADNIKIEAWKNNFIELQVTVDIKNNTFNDYYSLEVKNKNGKTNIEEVVDFEGIKKKIGERDQYNFNTDINYTLKVPGNLEFSLNTISGEIELMGCVGEMEIKTVSGFIDYSVPESHKANIDLSTVTGDVYSNLVFDNKPPKEISWVGTNRELSLNGGNTGVELKTVSGDIFLRKY
- a CDS encoding DUF4097 family beta strand repeat-containing protein, whose translation is MKKVTVLLAAFVLPLLSMSQEKYEYSPKVKNRVEITNLLGEISLKNTSENTIVIESDANFEKPERAEGLQLLGAMEDNTGLAVNVSEEDGIVSITGISKQVRDFNYSISIPAGIAVSIDYHSPFASGDLDIDSYNGSLEIKTLSSDVKLNNCSGPFTVNSVSGDVEVIFSNVSQGEPTSLASVSGFVDVSIPAGNKANIEISNLTGNVYNNLNLESAGKEDRDERSEGLGAIKRKGKTSYKLNGGGQEIYLKSVSGNIYLRKK
- a CDS encoding zf-HC2 domain-containing protein, encoding MKCEEVKINLPEYIDKKLDKDTTEKIGIHIQSCESCRELYSELKSFLKFTDSFPEVEPPGDMKEEFLKLVETNDNFKDKRIIQLPDWIKVAAILIIGAGTFIAGYFTGSENTEVAQLQSELNSMKKEVLLAGLKDYSGPQRIEAVHNIKTMGNADDALVNALVYTMNSDKNVNVRLAAINTLSEMMDKNPGIKNELIHSLSLQDNPLLQISLIQVLTESGIKEAKDKIESISKDENTNEQVREYAKSMIKTII